One segment of Gordonia terrae DNA contains the following:
- a CDS encoding DUF2254 family protein, translating into MTGWFDERIVETGRLPLFFLLLAFVLTFLFIRFSVRMIRAEVSWWPGNVTPGGVHVHHAFFGMMAMLVAGFGFVAVDPLRTPVIDCVLAALFGIGSALVLDEFALILHLRDVYWAEEGRTSIDAVFVAIAIGLLFLLGLQPFGAFEVVGDIRNENGLVARLIAAGVVVLNVLLAIVTLIKGKVWTGLVGMFVPVLLWFGAARLARPRSPWARWRYKNRPRKLARAIGREQRYREPLMRWKIVVQEAVAGRFGVPETPAPIPATTPAPTAVGVVTEKVPSALATAIRWRRTRRALRTVPIWRLPVVLVTLAIVAAWTTVGFDELLELEVDPGTLATLLSVIAGSMATLTGLVFTAVTLAMQFGASSISVRVIPMLQQEPVMRWSTGFFLATFVYSVIIAIDLSVGGPDEPTPGLSTAIAFMLTTVSAYLFIALVGKVGTILNTARLLQWIADDGRSAIVRQLPPPAAHHELTAATGFDEQVVAGTAAVPGDGSPDPGAAAEAAHTQIRLGEVSARGRVLLAVNGDRLRRHAASWDVRINLLIAVGDHVPHDLPVVEVIGDPARVEKRRVLACLLFGDTHQPSVSPAAALQAISDIALKAMSAGSNDPSVVVQALDHTEDLLLLLAPRLCDDRTAPDTSVRGIRRSWADYVAIGTDEIRRHSTGQVQVQRRLRALFESLLGGCGPAQRAPVSERLAVLDAQVARDWSDDLDRRLAAAADRQGYGSEFGR; encoded by the coding sequence ATGACCGGGTGGTTCGATGAGCGGATCGTCGAGACCGGTCGTCTGCCGTTGTTCTTCCTCCTCCTCGCCTTCGTCCTGACCTTCCTGTTCATCCGGTTCAGCGTGCGGATGATCCGCGCGGAGGTCAGTTGGTGGCCCGGGAACGTGACGCCGGGCGGGGTCCATGTCCACCACGCCTTCTTCGGGATGATGGCGATGTTGGTGGCGGGCTTCGGTTTCGTCGCGGTCGATCCACTGCGGACACCGGTGATCGACTGTGTGCTGGCGGCGCTGTTCGGGATCGGCTCGGCGCTCGTCCTCGACGAGTTCGCGCTCATCCTCCACCTCCGCGACGTCTACTGGGCGGAAGAGGGCCGAACGTCGATCGACGCGGTGTTCGTCGCGATCGCGATCGGTCTGCTCTTCCTGCTGGGGTTGCAGCCGTTCGGGGCGTTCGAGGTCGTCGGGGACATCCGAAACGAGAACGGGCTCGTGGCACGTCTGATCGCTGCGGGTGTCGTCGTGCTGAACGTGCTCCTGGCGATCGTCACGCTGATCAAGGGCAAGGTGTGGACCGGTCTGGTCGGCATGTTCGTCCCGGTCCTGCTGTGGTTCGGGGCAGCCCGACTGGCTCGGCCGCGATCGCCGTGGGCCCGGTGGCGGTACAAGAACCGTCCCCGCAAACTGGCCCGGGCGATCGGGCGTGAGCAACGCTACCGAGAACCGCTGATGCGGTGGAAGATCGTCGTGCAGGAAGCGGTGGCAGGTCGATTCGGGGTGCCAGAGACCCCCGCGCCGATTCCCGCCACGACACCGGCACCGACTGCGGTCGGTGTGGTGACCGAAAAAGTTCCGAGTGCGCTGGCGACCGCGATCCGGTGGCGGCGCACGCGCCGGGCGCTGCGCACGGTCCCGATCTGGCGATTGCCGGTCGTGCTGGTGACCCTCGCGATCGTCGCCGCATGGACCACCGTCGGATTCGACGAGCTCCTCGAACTGGAAGTGGACCCGGGCACGCTGGCGACGCTGCTGAGCGTGATCGCCGGCTCGATGGCGACACTGACCGGTCTCGTGTTCACCGCCGTCACCCTCGCGATGCAGTTCGGCGCGTCGTCGATCTCGGTGCGGGTGATCCCGATGCTGCAGCAGGAACCCGTCATGCGGTGGTCCACGGGCTTCTTCCTCGCGACCTTCGTCTACAGCGTGATCATCGCGATCGACCTGTCGGTGGGCGGCCCGGACGAGCCGACTCCCGGTCTGTCCACGGCGATCGCGTTCATGCTCACCACGGTCAGCGCCTATCTCTTCATCGCGCTGGTCGGGAAGGTCGGGACCATCCTGAACACCGCCCGACTGCTGCAGTGGATCGCCGACGACGGCCGGTCGGCCATCGTCCGGCAGCTACCGCCGCCGGCGGCCCACCACGAGCTCACGGCGGCAACCGGATTCGACGAACAGGTCGTCGCCGGGACCGCCGCCGTCCCGGGGGATGGCAGCCCCGATCCCGGTGCCGCGGCGGAGGCGGCGCACACGCAGATCAGGCTGGGGGAGGTGAGCGCGCGAGGGCGGGTGTTGCTGGCCGTCAACGGCGATCGACTTCGACGGCACGCGGCGTCGTGGGACGTACGGATCAACCTGCTGATCGCCGTCGGCGACCATGTGCCGCACGATCTCCCGGTGGTCGAGGTCATCGGCGACCCGGCACGGGTGGAGAAGCGCCGGGTGCTGGCCTGCCTGCTGTTCGGCGACACCCACCAGCCATCGGTGAGTCCCGCTGCGGCGCTGCAGGCGATCTCGGACATCGCACTCAAGGCGATGTCCGCGGGAAGCAACGATCCGAGCGTCGTGGTGCAGGCGCTCGATCACACCGAGGATCTCCTGCTGCTGCTGGCACCGCGGCTGTGCGACGACCGGACGGCGCCGGACACCTCCGTCCGCGGTATCCGCCGCAGCTGGGCGGACTATGTCGCGATCGGGACCGACGAGATCCGCCGGCACAGCACCGGACAGGTGCAGGTGCAACGCCGCCTCCGTGCGTTGTTCGAATCCCTCCTCGGCGGTTGCGGGCCGGCGCAGCGCGCCCCGGTGTCGGAGCGACTGGCCGTGCTCGACGCGCAGGTCGCGCGCGACTGGTCCGACGACCTCGATCGGCGGCTGGCCGCAGCCGCGGACCGCCAGGGCTACGGTTCCGAATTCGGGCGGTGA
- a CDS encoding helix-turn-helix transcriptional regulator: MLASHSADRREVVDEMRDVVATAQREPGTARRGVCVITAGPGAGKTHTLRELASAADGSVRTVRADELSWRQPFGLAGQLLDVDLPNPVPDGFEDDLYARVDALCAGGPLVLVVDDAHHADAATLELLSRLVTATRVLPLTLLVGRRPLPERDLLNRLVARAEVGEWSLPPLGVDEVRRISAEIVGAAPDDELLGLLDASGGNPMHVISVLRALQQSGGLRIADGRASVDARTRAGMPSGLEDAIAEHVALLDGRARELTQKLAVWGGPATLAQLAAVDAVPPASLVGAAQSAIDAGIIAVDDAGALRFTHDLYADVTYGHLDPMLRSVLHDAIASHPSTRHNPQSVAHHRIASGSDESAMFAAVRRAESELASTPAVAAELLETLATRTARPPAGVNTALALALARTGQLDRASRVAEDGMASATEIAEIADLHRILLFALIAQGETDRVRSLIDETLKLPVGDDVVGTLTDLRHYVGLLDGRAPAPDTPFFDVDLDASTRSVSGLIAEALRLFLRGEVDDALRTALLASRRDAEESAAGTLSTSSADIWPSLIEQYAHGPAAAADLLAGAARLRSSRGTDWMTAYHEFTRGGIAVGLGDLDDSAASFDAGLDRADSADMGWKSMAVGGRAMVDVLRGDLATASTRLDAWDGTGLPNQFGFPVPAHARALLHEANRKLRAAATTAGAAWDDGRRLNLCSWLPTVALGTARIGVRAGDTALLGSVLDGLDDIPIPPAWPMSGPVAVARAMCAVALHDENPLTIVAAADEHADILQTVGDRQSEACVWEEAACAAAMAGDRDRGRDLARRAMRLTRAMGAATSSTRVASRLRPLGIRLDPAARDRPTHGWESLTKTETTVAELVATGMSGGEIADRLFISTRTVQTHVSHALAKLGLRTRVELAAFVVGRQQN; the protein is encoded by the coding sequence GTGCTCGCGTCTCATTCCGCTGACCGTCGCGAGGTGGTCGACGAGATGCGCGACGTCGTCGCGACCGCCCAGCGGGAACCGGGAACAGCCCGTCGCGGAGTCTGCGTGATCACCGCCGGACCGGGGGCCGGCAAGACCCACACCTTGCGGGAATTGGCGTCGGCCGCCGACGGATCCGTCCGGACGGTTCGGGCGGACGAACTGTCGTGGCGCCAGCCGTTCGGGCTCGCGGGGCAGTTGCTCGACGTCGATCTGCCCAACCCGGTGCCCGACGGCTTCGAGGACGACCTGTATGCGCGCGTGGACGCGCTGTGCGCCGGTGGTCCGCTGGTGCTCGTCGTCGACGACGCGCATCACGCCGACGCCGCGACCCTGGAACTGTTGTCTCGTCTCGTGACCGCAACCCGGGTCCTGCCGCTGACGCTCCTCGTCGGTCGCCGGCCGCTACCGGAACGGGACCTGCTGAACCGGCTCGTGGCACGCGCGGAGGTCGGCGAATGGTCGTTGCCACCGCTGGGCGTCGACGAGGTCCGCCGCATCTCGGCCGAGATCGTCGGTGCCGCGCCGGATGACGAACTGCTCGGACTCCTCGACGCATCGGGAGGCAATCCGATGCACGTGATCTCGGTTCTGCGCGCCCTCCAGCAGTCGGGTGGCCTGCGGATCGCCGACGGCCGTGCGTCGGTCGATGCCCGCACCCGGGCGGGTATGCCGAGCGGGCTCGAGGACGCGATCGCCGAGCATGTCGCACTGCTCGACGGCCGCGCGCGCGAACTGACCCAGAAACTGGCGGTGTGGGGTGGCCCGGCGACACTCGCCCAACTGGCCGCGGTCGACGCCGTTCCGCCCGCCTCGCTCGTCGGGGCGGCGCAGTCGGCGATCGACGCGGGGATCATCGCCGTCGACGATGCGGGAGCTTTGCGGTTCACCCACGACCTGTATGCCGACGTCACCTACGGGCACCTCGATCCGATGTTACGTTCGGTGCTGCACGATGCGATCGCCAGTCATCCCAGCACCCGGCACAACCCGCAGTCCGTGGCGCATCACCGGATCGCCTCGGGGAGTGACGAATCCGCGATGTTCGCCGCGGTGCGCCGGGCGGAGAGTGAACTCGCCAGCACACCGGCCGTCGCGGCCGAGCTCCTCGAGACCCTGGCCACGCGTACCGCGCGCCCGCCGGCCGGGGTGAACACCGCCCTCGCCCTCGCCCTCGCCCGCACCGGTCAGCTGGACCGCGCGTCTCGGGTCGCCGAGGACGGCATGGCGTCGGCGACCGAGATTGCCGAGATCGCCGACCTCCACCGAATCCTGTTGTTCGCGTTGATAGCCCAGGGCGAGACCGACCGGGTCCGGAGTCTGATCGATGAGACCCTGAAGCTCCCCGTGGGTGACGATGTCGTCGGCACGCTCACCGATCTGCGGCACTACGTCGGCCTTCTCGACGGGCGTGCCCCCGCCCCGGACACCCCGTTCTTCGACGTCGACCTGGATGCGTCGACCCGCTCGGTGTCCGGCCTGATCGCCGAGGCGCTCCGCCTGTTCCTGCGTGGCGAGGTGGACGACGCGCTGCGCACGGCGTTGCTCGCCTCGCGACGCGACGCCGAGGAATCTGCCGCCGGCACGTTGTCCACGTCGTCCGCCGACATCTGGCCCTCACTGATCGAGCAGTACGCGCACGGCCCGGCCGCCGCGGCGGACCTGCTCGCGGGCGCCGCTCGGTTGCGTTCGAGCCGGGGAACCGACTGGATGACCGCGTATCACGAGTTCACCCGCGGTGGGATCGCGGTGGGGCTCGGCGACCTCGACGACTCGGCCGCGTCCTTCGACGCCGGCCTGGACCGCGCGGACTCCGCGGACATGGGCTGGAAGTCGATGGCGGTCGGCGGTCGGGCCATGGTCGACGTGCTCCGTGGCGACCTCGCGACCGCGTCGACCCGGCTCGACGCGTGGGACGGGACGGGCCTGCCCAATCAGTTCGGATTCCCGGTGCCCGCCCACGCCCGGGCCCTGCTGCACGAGGCGAACCGGAAGCTGCGCGCGGCCGCGACGACGGCCGGTGCCGCCTGGGATGACGGCCGCCGTCTGAACCTCTGTTCCTGGCTGCCCACCGTCGCGCTGGGAACCGCGCGGATCGGCGTCCGCGCCGGCGACACCGCGCTGCTCGGGAGTGTTCTCGACGGTCTCGACGACATCCCGATCCCACCCGCGTGGCCGATGTCCGGCCCCGTCGCGGTGGCCCGCGCGATGTGCGCCGTGGCGCTCCACGACGAGAACCCGCTGACGATCGTGGCCGCCGCCGACGAGCATGCCGACATCCTGCAGACCGTCGGAGACCGGCAATCCGAAGCATGCGTGTGGGAGGAGGCCGCCTGTGCGGCGGCGATGGCGGGAGATCGGGACCGCGGCCGCGACCTCGCCCGACGTGCGATGCGCCTGACGCGCGCGATGGGCGCCGCCACCAGCTCGACGCGCGTGGCATCCCGGTTGCGGCCGTTGGGGATTCGGCTCGACCCCGCCGCACGGGACCGGCCGACGCACGGCTGGGAGAGTCTCACCAAGACCGAGACGACCGTTGCCGAGCTGGTCGCGACCGGTATGAGCGGAGGCGAGATCGCCGACCGTCTGTTCATCTCGACCCGCACGGTGCAGACCCACGTCTCGCACGCCCTGGCCAAGCTCGGCCTGCGCACCCGCGTCGAACTCGCCGCGTTCGTCGTGGGTCGGCAGCAGAACTGA
- a CDS encoding carotenoid oxygenase family protein, which produces MTIATPPTPAPVDMAHHAHLTGVFAPQRDEVDVADLPVSGEIPAGLHGSYLRNGPNPRFDPIGSFVYPLDGDGMVHRISISDGRVGYTNRFVRTPMVIAEEAAGHALWSGLTDGYTPPASVVGDELAGTYRELPDINIVRHGGRLMAMAESDQPYLLEPSSLATLAKTDCSGAMRVGSTAHPKIDPATGEMVLFNYGLEAPYLTWSVVSADGTTTTGPTPVDGLDKPVMIHDMALTSRYLVLFVCPLIFDLEGVMTGGSLLSWQPDDGTRIALIPRDGGPVRWVHTDPFWVWHFANAFDGPGPDDGVIVDYVEWSYPGGFADEPRPATSALTRAIIRPDGSITRNTISDNAFNMEFPRVDDRLLTRDHHRVATVAKGPRDSGATDSLWFHDLAAGTETYWSPGTAIGEPIYIPGADGDHWGAIGTDPADMRSYFYLLAADEPTAGPVATVELPIRVPAGLHGAWLADPA; this is translated from the coding sequence ATGACCATCGCAACGCCCCCCACCCCCGCTCCCGTCGACATGGCCCACCACGCCCACCTCACCGGTGTCTTCGCGCCGCAGCGCGACGAGGTCGATGTCGCCGATCTGCCCGTCTCCGGCGAGATCCCGGCGGGCCTACACGGCAGCTACCTACGCAACGGGCCCAACCCTCGCTTCGATCCGATCGGCTCGTTCGTCTATCCCCTCGACGGCGACGGCATGGTGCATCGGATCAGCATCTCCGACGGTCGCGTCGGGTACACCAACCGGTTCGTCCGGACCCCGATGGTGATCGCGGAAGAGGCTGCCGGACATGCTCTCTGGTCGGGACTCACCGACGGATACACGCCGCCGGCAAGCGTGGTGGGTGACGAACTGGCCGGCACATACCGCGAACTGCCCGACATCAATATCGTCCGGCACGGCGGACGACTGATGGCGATGGCCGAATCCGACCAGCCCTACCTGCTCGAGCCGTCGTCGCTGGCCACCCTGGCCAAGACCGACTGCTCCGGGGCGATGCGGGTGGGTAGTACCGCCCACCCGAAGATCGACCCGGCGACCGGCGAGATGGTCTTGTTCAACTACGGCCTCGAGGCGCCATACCTGACGTGGTCGGTGGTGTCCGCGGACGGGACGACGACCACCGGCCCCACCCCGGTCGACGGACTCGACAAGCCGGTGATGATCCACGACATGGCCTTGACATCCCGATACCTCGTTCTCTTCGTGTGCCCGTTGATCTTCGACCTCGAAGGCGTGATGACCGGCGGGTCGCTGCTGTCCTGGCAACCCGACGACGGCACGCGCATCGCGCTCATCCCGCGCGACGGCGGTCCGGTGCGCTGGGTGCACACCGACCCGTTCTGGGTGTGGCACTTCGCCAACGCCTTCGACGGCCCGGGACCAGACGACGGCGTCATCGTCGACTACGTCGAATGGAGCTACCCGGGAGGGTTCGCCGACGAACCGCGGCCGGCGACGTCGGCACTCACCCGGGCGATCATCCGCCCGGACGGCTCGATCACGCGGAACACGATCAGCGACAACGCCTTCAACATGGAGTTCCCGCGGGTCGACGACCGACTGCTCACCCGGGATCACCATCGGGTCGCGACGGTGGCCAAGGGGCCGAGGGACAGTGGCGCCACCGACAGCCTCTGGTTCCACGACCTCGCCGCCGGAACAGAGACCTACTGGAGTCCCGGGACCGCCATCGGCGAGCCGATCTACATCCCGGGCGCAGACGGCGATCACTGGGGCGCGATCGGCACCGACCCCGCCGACATGCGTTCGTATTTCTACCTTCTCGCCGCCGACGAGCCGACGGCCGGACCGGTCGCCACCGTCGAACTCCCGATCCGCGTCCCGGCCGGACTCCATGGAGCCTGGCTCGCGGACCCGGCCTGA
- a CDS encoding alpha/beta hydrolase fold domain-containing protein — translation MSVAVPAGEPVADPVLVEHPFGRLGVDPHGSRRSRAVNAYLARVTWPMMAAAGVSHPRVTAQMIQRTRPALNRTIERLNPPPANTRVEIVREGFRGGQVRGEWVTGRHASAPSPGSRIIYYLHGSGYVVCSPRTHRGLVGRLGNRTGLPAFSLDYRLAPEHAWPCAGNDTIRGYRWLLSQGYRAEDIVIAGDSAGGHLALDLLAVNHATGTPQPGSMVLFSPLYDPTFELAVRNQRTGVRDPIIDAVPARKILRLYTRTAAPDHPRMRVRLTPDMALPNTLIQYGAREVMGADARATHDEITGAGGVSVIQAWPDQGHVFQLIPRLSAEARSAIDIAARFIEVTAPDRQ, via the coding sequence ATGAGTGTCGCTGTGCCCGCGGGCGAACCCGTCGCAGACCCGGTCCTCGTCGAGCATCCGTTCGGCCGCCTCGGCGTCGATCCACATGGTTCGCGGCGCTCCCGCGCGGTCAACGCCTACCTGGCCCGCGTCACCTGGCCGATGATGGCGGCGGCCGGGGTCAGTCATCCACGGGTGACGGCGCAGATGATCCAGCGGACCCGCCCGGCCCTCAATCGGACGATCGAGCGCCTCAACCCGCCTCCGGCCAACACCCGGGTGGAGATCGTGCGCGAGGGCTTCCGCGGCGGCCAGGTCCGCGGCGAATGGGTGACCGGCCGGCACGCGAGCGCCCCGTCTCCCGGCTCTCGGATCATCTACTACCTGCACGGAAGCGGGTATGTCGTGTGTTCGCCGCGGACGCACCGGGGCCTCGTCGGACGGCTCGGCAACCGGACCGGCCTGCCGGCGTTCAGCCTGGACTACCGACTCGCCCCGGAACACGCCTGGCCGTGCGCGGGCAACGACACCATCCGCGGCTATCGCTGGCTGCTGTCTCAGGGGTATCGCGCCGAGGACATCGTGATCGCGGGCGACTCCGCCGGTGGCCACCTCGCGCTCGACCTGCTCGCCGTCAACCACGCGACGGGCACCCCGCAGCCGGGTTCGATGGTGCTGTTCTCACCGCTCTACGACCCCACTTTCGAACTGGCCGTGCGCAATCAACGGACCGGAGTCCGCGATCCGATCATCGACGCGGTGCCCGCCCGGAAGATCCTGCGGCTCTACACCCGGACCGCGGCGCCCGATCATCCCCGGATGCGGGTTCGGCTCACCCCGGACATGGCCCTGCCCAACACGCTCATCCAGTACGGCGCACGCGAGGTGATGGGCGCCGACGCCCGCGCCACGCACGACGAGATCACCGGCGCCGGCGGGGTTTCGGTGATCCAGGCATGGCCGGATCAGGGCCACGTCTTCCAACTGATCCCCCGCTTGTCGGCCGAAGCGCGTTCGGCCATCGACATCGCGGCCCGGTTCATCGAGGTGACGGCCCCGGACCGTCAGTAG
- a CDS encoding glutamate synthase subunit beta has protein sequence MADPRGFLKHPERELPDRRPVELRLLDWKEVYTDFDKGHLKTQASRCMDCGIPFCHNGCPLGNLIPEWNDLVYKDQWRDGIERLHATNNFPEFTGRLCPAPCEASCVLGINQPPVTIKQVEVEIIDNAFDNGWVTPVLPSEKTGKSVAVVGSGPAGLAAAQQLTRAGHDVTLFERADRIGGLLRYGIPEFKMEKRHIDRRLAQMEAEGTVFRTGVNVGVDVTVEQLRADFDAVILANGSTIGRDLPIPGRELDGIHQAMEFLPQANRVQLGDDVEGQISAKGKKVIIIGGGDTGADCLGTSLRQGAEIVHQFEIMPKPPIERAESTPWPTYPLMYRVSSAHEEGGERVFSVNTEQFTGEDGKVTGLKAHEVQMRDGRFEKVEGSDFELEADLVLLAMGFVGPEREDLLDKMGVEYDPRGNVKRDNSFAAVGQPGVFVAGDAGRGQSLIVWAIAEGRSAAAAADKFLTGASDLPAPIVPTQVAQR, from the coding sequence GTGGCTGACCCCAGAGGATTCCTCAAGCACCCCGAGCGGGAGCTGCCCGACCGCCGTCCGGTGGAACTGCGTCTGCTGGACTGGAAAGAGGTCTACACCGACTTCGACAAGGGCCACCTGAAGACGCAGGCGAGCCGCTGCATGGACTGCGGTATCCCGTTCTGCCACAACGGCTGCCCGCTGGGGAACCTCATCCCCGAGTGGAACGACCTGGTCTACAAGGACCAGTGGCGCGACGGTATCGAGCGTCTGCACGCGACGAACAACTTCCCGGAGTTCACCGGCCGTCTGTGCCCGGCTCCGTGCGAGGCGTCGTGCGTGTTGGGGATCAACCAGCCGCCGGTCACCATCAAGCAGGTCGAGGTCGAGATCATCGACAACGCCTTCGACAACGGCTGGGTCACCCCGGTCCTGCCGTCGGAGAAGACCGGCAAGTCGGTGGCCGTCGTGGGCTCCGGCCCCGCGGGACTGGCTGCGGCGCAGCAGCTCACGCGTGCCGGGCACGACGTGACCCTGTTCGAGCGGGCCGATCGCATCGGCGGTCTGCTCCGCTACGGAATCCCCGAGTTCAAGATGGAGAAGCGCCACATCGACCGCCGTCTGGCGCAGATGGAGGCCGAGGGCACCGTCTTCCGCACCGGCGTCAACGTGGGCGTCGACGTCACGGTCGAGCAGCTCCGCGCCGACTTCGACGCGGTGATCCTCGCCAACGGTTCGACCATCGGCCGTGACCTGCCGATCCCCGGGCGTGAGCTCGACGGCATCCATCAGGCGATGGAGTTCCTGCCGCAGGCCAACCGGGTGCAGCTCGGCGACGACGTCGAGGGCCAGATCTCGGCGAAGGGCAAGAAGGTCATCATCATCGGTGGTGGCGACACCGGTGCCGACTGCCTGGGCACCTCGCTGCGCCAGGGCGCCGAGATCGTCCACCAGTTCGAGATCATGCCGAAGCCGCCGATCGAGCGTGCCGAGTCGACCCCGTGGCCGACCTACCCGCTGATGTACCGCGTGTCGTCGGCTCACGAAGAGGGCGGCGAGCGCGTCTTCTCGGTCAACACCGAGCAGTTCACCGGCGAGGACGGCAAGGTCACCGGGCTCAAGGCGCACGAGGTTCAGATGCGCGACGGTCGCTTCGAGAAGGTCGAGGGTTCGGACTTCGAACTCGAGGCCGATCTGGTGCTGCTCGCCATGGGCTTCGTCGGTCCCGAGCGCGAGGATCTCCTCGACAAGATGGGCGTCGAATACGATCCCCGCGGGAACGTGAAGCGCGACAACAGCTTCGCTGCTGTCGGACAGCCGGGTGTCTTCGTTGCCGGCGACGCCGGCCGCGGGCAGTCGCTCATCGTGTGGGCAATCGCCGAGGGCCGGTCGGCCGCCGCGGCCGCCGACAAGTTCCTCACCGGGGCGTCGGACCTGCCGGCACCGATCGTGCCCACGCAGGTCGCGCAGCGCTGA
- a CDS encoding cutinase family protein, producing MRRIVATVCALLCAVLAGGGLALPKADAAPRGCPEIYVLAVPGTWSNGANPGLLAEVTAGLGPETRVQYVGYDATAFPWEKAIYGKSKAQAVANTTGLALQMLRRCPGTRIALVGYSQGADAAGDLASEIGTGRAAIKPGQVAGVVLIADPRRSKRDNLVGPPLRGEGSGGPRLDSMGWVLPRAFTICEPTDVYCNVPRDYYVTRIVGYLAETSDPTPSQIGQYQAEAGAILAELLTLGGPGEIVQELGDERAREQIRSFNRFLQSGSHGTYRDFEVRPGVTAVQWANRFLAGLA from the coding sequence ATGCGTCGGATCGTCGCGACCGTGTGCGCGCTGCTGTGCGCCGTCTTGGCCGGAGGTGGCCTCGCCCTTCCGAAAGCCGACGCCGCGCCGCGCGGGTGCCCGGAGATCTATGTGCTCGCCGTGCCCGGCACCTGGTCCAACGGTGCCAATCCGGGCCTTCTCGCCGAGGTCACCGCGGGGCTCGGACCGGAGACCCGTGTGCAGTACGTCGGATACGACGCCACGGCGTTCCCCTGGGAGAAGGCGATCTACGGGAAGTCGAAGGCACAGGCCGTGGCGAACACCACCGGACTGGCCCTGCAGATGCTGCGCCGATGCCCTGGCACCCGGATCGCGCTGGTGGGTTACAGCCAGGGCGCCGACGCCGCCGGCGACCTCGCCTCCGAGATCGGCACCGGACGCGCAGCCATCAAGCCGGGTCAGGTGGCCGGCGTCGTGCTGATCGCCGACCCGCGCCGGTCCAAGCGCGACAACCTGGTCGGCCCGCCGCTACGCGGCGAAGGCAGCGGCGGACCGCGCCTCGACAGCATGGGTTGGGTACTGCCGAGGGCGTTCACGATCTGCGAACCCACCGACGTCTACTGCAACGTGCCCCGCGACTACTACGTGACTCGGATCGTCGGTTACCTCGCGGAGACCAGTGACCCGACGCCGAGCCAGATCGGCCAGTACCAGGCGGAGGCGGGGGCGATCCTCGCCGAACTGCTCACCCTCGGTGGTCCCGGGGAGATCGTGCAGGAACTCGGCGACGAGCGGGCCCGCGAACAGATCAGGTCGTTCAACCGCTTCCTGCAGTCCGGATCCCACGGCACCTATCGCGACTTCGAGGTCCGTCCCGGGGTGACGGCGGTGCAGTGGGCCAATCGCTTCCTCGCCGGCCTCGCGTGA
- a CDS encoding DedA family protein, protein MSTQLAAVLAQTDPSQGHSGFIGWILDLMDTLGELGVGVAILLETFLPPIPSEAVLPGAGFLAYEGRMNVWLAWAAATVGSLVGAWLWYWIGAALGRDRTRRLVGRLPLLDYDDFDKAEEYFVRWGGLAVLLGRCVPLVRSFVSIPAGIEKMPFWRFTAYTTLGSGVWNALWIGIGFGFGPAIAPALERWSGVLSNIVIVVLVLMIAWFVVKRIRRRRVSSAG, encoded by the coding sequence TTGTCAACGCAGCTCGCCGCCGTACTCGCCCAGACCGACCCGTCCCAGGGTCACAGCGGTTTCATCGGCTGGATCCTCGACCTGATGGACACGCTCGGGGAGCTGGGCGTCGGGGTGGCGATCCTGCTCGAGACCTTCCTGCCGCCCATCCCGTCCGAAGCGGTCCTTCCCGGCGCCGGGTTCCTCGCCTACGAGGGCCGCATGAACGTCTGGCTCGCCTGGGCGGCCGCGACCGTCGGTTCGCTCGTCGGCGCCTGGCTCTGGTACTGGATCGGTGCCGCTCTGGGGCGCGATCGCACCCGACGTCTCGTCGGACGGCTCCCGCTGTTGGACTACGACGACTTCGACAAGGCGGAGGAGTACTTCGTCCGCTGGGGCGGGCTGGCGGTTCTGCTCGGGCGGTGCGTACCGCTCGTGCGATCGTTCGTCTCGATACCCGCCGGCATCGAGAAGATGCCGTTCTGGCGCTTCACCGCCTATACGACGCTGGGTTCGGGGGTGTGGAACGCGCTGTGGATCGGGATCGGTTTCGGGTTCGGCCCGGCCATCGCTCCGGCGCTGGAACGCTGGAGCGGCGTGCTGTCGAACATCGTGATCGTCGTACTGGTCCTCATGATCGCCTGGTTCGTCGTGAAGCGGATCCGCCGCCGACGGGTGAGCTCCGCGGGATGA
- a CDS encoding RNA-binding S4 domain-containing protein, whose translation MIEAVYDVTIRDESIRLGQFLKLANLIESGAEAKEVIADGLVTVNDEVETRRGRQLAIGDVVSVGGMSVRVASESDEQPAP comes from the coding sequence ATGATCGAAGCCGTGTACGACGTGACGATCCGCGACGAGTCCATCCGCCTCGGCCAGTTCCTCAAGCTCGCGAACCTGATCGAGTCCGGGGCCGAGGCCAAGGAGGTGATCGCCGACGGCCTGGTCACCGTCAACGACGAGGTGGAGACCCGGCGGGGCCGGCAGCTGGCGATCGGCGACGTGGTGTCCGTCGGCGGGATGAGCGTACGAGTCGCCTCGGAGAGCGACGAGCAGCCCGCCCCCTGA